The following proteins are encoded in a genomic region of Primulina huaijiensis isolate GDHJ02 chromosome 3, ASM1229523v2, whole genome shotgun sequence:
- the LOC140972402 gene encoding uncharacterized protein, translating into MMFPKDMLLSRTIRKEVCPTFGPPLIGRVLNYFISDEFCPDPILGVVLEALNSWDSFDTEEDSIMTFPCAAAPVVYEPTSASSVAGFSGESGGLPLLTQNGSSLLKKSQTRDGELDG; encoded by the exons ATGATGTTTCCGAAGGATATGCTATTAAGTCGGACAATTAGAAAAGAG GTTTGTCCAACATTTGGTCCTCCGCTGATAGGAAGGGTTCTCAACTATTTCATCTCTGATGAGTTTTGTCCTGACCCAATTCTTGGAGTTGTGCTTGAGGCCTTAAATTCCTGG GATTCTTTTGATACCGAGGAAGATTCCATTATGACCTTCCCATGTGCTGCAGCACCAGTTGTATATGAGCCAACATCGGCTTCTTCTGTTGCTGGCTTCTCAGGTGAAAGTGGTGGCCTGCCTTTGCTGACACAAAATGGATCCTCGCTTCTCAAGAAATCACAGACGAGGGATGGTGAGCTTGATGGATGA
- the LOC140974514 gene encoding probable adenylate kinase 7, mitochondrial, with amino-acid sequence MSVFSRLRVAARLSARMRLPNGRRYGSAAAVQLDYDYDDVEDQVQRKGMEDLEEWETVGRGVQWVIMGDPMVNRHVYAERLAKLLEVPHISMGSLVRQELNPNSPLYKQIASSVNQGKLVPEDVIFGLLSKRLEEGYCRGESGFILDGIPRTRVQAEILDQVADIDLVLNLKCSDEFLVKKPVGNGIYSPAPEFHRMSNSGFNLSFHPEAGRLQPSISKSDAVWKEKLRMHTELRKPVEEYYKQQKKLLDFQVAGAPGDTWPGLLAALQLQHMSSVSSRANSSQKLTA; translated from the exons ATGTCAGTGTTCAGCCGGCTCAGAGTGGCAGCGCGGCTGTCCGCTCGGATGCGTCTGCCAAACGGCCGCCGCTACGGATCAGCTGCCGCCGTTCAGCTGGACTACGATTACGACGATGTTGAGGATCAAGTGCAGAGGAAAGGAATGGAGGACCTAGAGGAATGGGAAACCGTGGGAAGGGGCGTTCAGTGGGTCATCATGGGAGACCCAATGGTGAACCGACACGTGTACGCGGAGCGGCTCGCGAAGCTCTTGGAGGTTCCTCATATTTCCATGGGCTCGCTTGTGCGTCAAGAACTCAATCCTAACTCTCCTCTCTACAAACAG ATTGCTAGCTCGGTGAACCAAGGGAAGCTAGTTCCGGAAGATGTAATTTTTGGGCTTCTATCAAAGAGACTGGAAGAAGGTTATTGCAGGGGTGAAAGTGGCTTCATTTTAGATGGAATACCCAGAACCAGGGTGCAAGCT GAGATACTCGACCAAGTCGCTGATATTGATCTGGTGCTGAATCTTAAGTGCTCAGATGAGTTCTTGGTGAAGAAGCCTGTAGGCAATGGAATTTACTCTCCTGCACCAGAATTCCATCGCATGTctaattcgggatttaatctAAGTTTTCATCCAGAGGCTGGTCGCTTGCAACCCTCCATCTCCAAATCGGATGCCGTCTGGAAGGAGAAACTTCGCATGCATACGGAACTG AGGAAGCCTGTCGAAGAATACTACAAGCAACAGAAGAAACTTCTTGACTTTCAAGTGGCTGGTGCACCTGGAGATACCTGGCCAGGTCTTCTGGCTGCATTGCAGCTGCAGCACATGAGTTCTGTCTCATCGAGGGCCAATTCGTCACAGAAATTGACTGCATGA